Within the Enterobacter roggenkampii genome, the region CAATCGGCGTGGAGCCGACAAAGCTCACCGCCTGCACGCGCGGGTCGGTCAGGAGCACGTCAACGGACTCTTTATCACCCTGCACCACGTTGAAGACGCCGTCCGGCAGGCCGGCCTCTTTCAGCAGCTGCGCCAGCGCGAGCGCCAGAGAAGGGTCTTTTTCCGACGGTTTCAGCACGAAGGTATTCCCGGTCGCCAGCGCAATCGGGAACATCCACATCGGCACCATCGCCGGGAAGTTAAACGGCGTGATCCCGGCGCAGACGCCGAGCGGCTGCATCAGAGAGTGGCTGTCAACGCCGGTCCCGACGTTCGCCGAGTGTTCACCCTTTTGCAGATGCGGAATACCGCAGGCAAATTCCACCACTTCCAGGCCGCGGGTCAGTTCGCCCACCGCGTCGGAGAAGACCTTGCCGTGCTCTTCGCTGATGAGGCGGGCCAGGCGATCCATGTTCTCTTCCAGCAGCGCCTTGAAGCGGAACATGACGCGCGCGCGCTTAAGCGGAGCATGACGCGCCCACGCCGGAAACGCCTGCTGCGCGGCGGCAATCGCCTGCTCCGTTTCCTGTGCCGTACTCATCACCACCTGGCGGATCTGCTCGCCGGTGGCCGGGTTGAAGATCGCCTGAACGCGCTGGCCTGAACCGGTGACACATTCGCCGTGAATAAAATTCGCTACCGTCTCCATCCTTAACCTCTCGCTGTTGATACGTGACTTGACCTGAACACTGTGTACTGAACACTATATATGAAACAAATATTCCATTTTAAGTTGAAATAAAATAAATGATGATTATTGTGATCAAGGATGGATTTTTATGTTAACAGCCAGCACCACTGACGCCGCGTGCGCTATTAAGGGTTCTCGGGCGAGGAAATGACTGAATCTTCTGTTTCATTTTTGCTGCCAGATGGATGGCCGACATTTAAAAGACGCGGTTTTGCGTTTAGAATCATATGACTGTATTTGGGGGATAACATGACAACAGCAACCAGCCTGAACGAACTGCAGCAGCAAATCCGCGATCGCTACGATAGCCTGAGCAAGAGGCTGCAGCAGGTCTCCCGCTACGTGCTGGACAATACCAACAGCGTGGCGTTTGATACGGTTGCCGTTATTGCCGAGCGCGCCGACGTGCCGCCCTCGACGCTGATCCGCTTTGCCAACGCCTTTGACTTCACCGGCTTCAACGAAATGAAACAGCTGTTTCGCATGAACCTGGTGGAGGAGACCGCCAGCTACAGCGACCGCGCCCGGCTGTTCCGCGAGATGGAGAGCGAGGCCGTGCCGGAAACGCCGCTCGATATCCTGCAGGAGTTTGCCCGCTCGAACGCGCAGGCGCTGCAGCAGCTGGCCGCCCGCGCCGAGCCGGAGATGCTGGAGCGCGCGGTACAGCTGCTGGCCGACGCCGATACCATCTACATTGCCGGACTGCGCCGCTCCTTTAGCGTCGCTGCCTATCTCACCTATGCCCTGAGCCACCTCGAGTGCCGCCCTATCCTGCTCGACGGCATGGGCGGCATGCTGCGCGAGCAGATCAGCCGCATTAAGGCGCGGGACATTGTGGTGTCGATCAGCTTCTCACCGTACGCGGAAGAGACGGTGATGGTCAGCGAAACCGCCGCCAGCGTCGGCGCGCGGCAGATCGTGATTACGGACAGCCAGATAAGCCCCCTGGCGACGTTCAGCGACCTCTGCTTTGTGGTGAAAGAGGCGCAGGTGGATGCGTTTCGGTCTCAGTCGGCGACGCTGTGCCTGGTGCAGTCGCTGGTGGTGGCGCTGGCGTATCGCCGGGATAACAGCGAAAAATAGCTCACTTCCGGCCCGGTCCCCCGGGCCGCGGATTTAATCAGTGAATGCTCTCCTCCATCACGAAAAACAATAAAATAATTCCCCTCCGTAACAACATTTAATCAATTGATTTTCATAATCTAATTGCCATTTCATTTCCGATTCCTTTTGCTTTGCCAATCAATCTGTGAATACCCTCAAGGAATTAACACCACTGAAACAATAATATAACTTTCAGAGGTGACATCATGCTCAATAAAGAACGTCATTACGCAATACTGACCTACCTCAACCGATATGAGCGCGCGACGGTAAGCCATCTCGCTAAAATTTTTGGCGTCACCCGCGAAACTATTCGCAGTGACCTGAATATATTATCGAAAGAAGGGAGCGTTGAGCGTTGCCATGGTGGCGCCCTTATTAAGCGCCGTATTTTTCACACCCAGTCCGTCAATAACCTTGATAGCAATATCATTCATTTTTTGAATCTGCTCAGTCAAAAAAAACAGCCAAATCTCGACATAAAGGGCGAAAGATGAAAGGCAAAGTCTGTATTTTAGGGTCGTTCAACGTCGATATTATTGCGAATGTGGATCGTTTTCCACAAAGCGGTGAATCGATATTTTCAGAAAATACCATTATCGGGCCGGGGGGAAAAGGCGCGAACCAGGCGCTGGCAGTGAGTAAATGTAATGTGAAAACGCACTTTGTCGGGAAAGTAGGAAACGACCAGTTTAGCCAGATGGCCTATGAGCATCTTACCTCGTCGGCAATTAACAGCTTTATGCTTTATCAGGACAAAGACAAGAAAACCGGTACGGCGCTTATTTATGTTTGTCAGGGCGACGGTGAAAATATGATTGCCATTAGCCCGGGAGCTAATCAATCGATTACCGCAGATGAGGTTGAAGCCATTATTCCAGAGTTAAAAAACTCGGATATCTTTTTAACCCAACTGGAAAATAATTTACCCGCCACGTTCCGGGCCATTGAACTTGCTCGTTTCTGCGATATTAAGGTGGTTTTAAACCCGGCCCCCTTCTCTTCTGAGGTGGCAAGCTGTCTGAAAAACGTTGATTTTCTTACGCCTAATGAAACAGAAGCATCTTTGCTATCGGGTATTGCCGTTACTGATATGGCCAGCGCGAAAGCGGCAGCAAAAGCGATAAAAGCCAAAGGCGTGGGCTGCGTCATTATCACGATGGGAGCCAAAGGCGCGCTTATTTATGACGGCGAGCAGTTTATTCATATTCCTGCGCTAAAAGCGTTATGCGTGGATACAACAGGGGCGGGAGATGCCTTTAACGGTGCATTTACGGCCAGTATGGCCAAAGGAGAGTCTCTCGTTCAGGCCGCAAAATTTGCCTGCGCCTTTGCCTCCCTGGCCGTCGAAAAAGAAGGAGCGTCAAATATGCCAGAGTACAAAGATGTGCTCACTCGTCTGACGCAATATGAAAACATCGCCATTCACATTGAGAAAAATTAACACCACGTTTTTTTTCGCTTTTTTACGTCCGATGCAGGTTATACATTGCATTCGCTGCAACCATTAAAGTAATGGGAGTAAGTTCGATGAAGGCTTTAACTGAAACAAAACCCAGCGAGCGGATATCCCTTGCAAGCCACATATCACAGCAACGAACCGTTACTCGCGCCGCACGCTTTCGTCAAAAGATGCGCAGGTGGTGGCCATTTTATGTGATGGCGCTGCCGGGAGTGATTTACTTTTTTATCTGGCACTATTTACCCATCTGGGAAACGAAAATCGCTTTTGAGCAATACCGGATCATTCCTCCCAATATTTGGGTAGGCATGCAATATTTCACCACGCTAATGTCTTCTCCCGTTTTCTGGCAGGTAATACAGAATACGGTCATCATTGGCGCGATGAAACTGGTCTTTATTTTCCCGGTACCCATTATTCTCGCCCTGCTGCTCAATGAGGTGCGTTCATCCGGTTATCGTAAATTCGTCCAGTCGGTCATTTATTTACCGCACTATTTATCATGGGTTGTTATTGCCAGTATTGCTATCGCCACGCTGTCGCCCGTCGACGGCGCGATTAACGACGTCATTAAATCTATGGGATACGACCCGATTCCGTTTATGACGGATACTGGCACGATTCGCTGGGTGCTGGTTTTCACTGAAATGTGGCGCAGCGCCGGATGGGATTCTCTGCTCTATATCGCGGCAATTCTGGCCATTGACCCACAGCTGTACGAAGCGGCGGAGATGGATGGCGCAGGCCGCTGGCGAAAAATCTGGCATATCACTCTGCCAGCCATTACGCCCACTATCGCAACGCTGTTCATCCTCAACGTCGGGCTGTTCCTGAGCCAGGGCTTTGATCAGGTGTTCAACATGAGCAACGACGTGGTGAACGGGCAGATAGATATCATCGACACCTATGTATACCGCATGGGCCTGCGCACCGGCGAATTCTCACTAGCAACGGCGGCAGGGTTATTCAAAGGCGTGATTGGCATGGTCCTTATCGTGCTGGCTCACAACGTCTCTAAACGCCTGACGGGTAAAGGAGTCTGGTAATGCGCTGGTCATCTCGAAGCACCCCATTTGAACGCATTGAATATGTTCTTATTCTCTCCGTTCTGCTGTTGCTGGTCATCGTTACGCTTCAGCCTATTCTGAATCTGGTAGCCGTCTCCTTCTCAAGCCCGGCGAAGGTCGCAGGCATGAGTGGCCTTGCCATTATCCCGGAGGGTTTCTCACTCGATGTCTGGAAGCTGCTGCTGAGCAATAAGGCCGTTCTTCGCGGGTTTGGAAACGCGATGCTCATCACCGTGGTGGGCACGATCGTCAACGTGATTTTCACCGTGCTGCTGGCCTGGGCGCTGGCGCAAAAACGCCTGCCGGGACGCCGCCTGCTGTTTATGTTCGTGCTCTTCACGATTGTTTTTGAGCCGGGCATCATTCCCGATTTTTTGGTGATGAAGAAGCTGGGCCTGCTGAACAGCTATTGGTCGGTCATTCTCTATCGCGCTGTTTTCGCATGGTACCTGATCATTCTGGTGCGTCTGTTCGAAGAGATCCCGGAAGAGCTGCTGGAAGCCGCCGAGCTGGATGGCGCGAATCCTTTCCAGACGCTATGGCACGTCATTCTGCCGGTTGCCAAATCCTCTATTGCCATGATCACGCTGTTTTATATGGTGCTGCACTGGAACGAATTTTTCCGCGCCATGGTGTATCTCAACGATCCGGACAAGTGGCCGCTGCAGGTTGTGCTGCGTCAGTTTGTCGTTGAGGGAGATAAGTTATCCATGGTCGGTGTGGAAAGTATGTCTAACTACACTGATGCCAGCCAGATCAGTATCAAGGCGCTCAAAGCCGGCATGATCACGCTGACGATAGCCCCTCTTATCGCCATCTACCCCATTATTTTGCGCTTCTTCACCAAAGGCACCATGTCCGGTGCGGTGAAGGGTTAACAAGGAGCGATGACGATGAACGTATCCAATACCCTTACCCGCGTCCTGCTGGGCAGTCTGCTGCTGTGTCAGGTTGCGCAGGCAGAGCCGGTGACGATCAGGGTGGTGGAGAAAGACCTGCTCACCACCAACCGGGAAGACGTGGAGCATATCCACCGCATAGAACAGGCGCTGGCGCGGCAGGGTCACGATATCAAAATTGAGATCGTGAATCTCTCCTCCTCCGGCTATTCCGACGTGCTGAACGTGATGCTGCTTTCCGGCACCATCCCGGATCTGATCTACTTCAACGGCAGCGATCAGAAAATGGTTGAGCAAGGCATTCTTGAGGACTGGCGTCCGTGGATCGCAAAGACCCATTATCTGAAAGAGGCGCTGTGGCCGCACAACAAGCTGCGGCTGCAAAACCATCCGACGCTGCTTTACGTCTATCCGCTGCGGGCGCGCCAACCGGTGATCCGCGAAGACTGGCTGCAAAAAAGTGGCTTCGGTGCGTCCCCCAAAACGCTGGAGGAGTACGTGACGCTGTTTAGCGCCATTCACAGCGGTGATTTCAACGGCGATGGCAAAGCGGATACGGCCGGGATCACCTCTGAAAAAGATCTCCGCGATCTGGATGGTTTTTTAAATCCGGCGTTTGGGCTCCGCGCTACGTGGCTTAAGGACGCGCAGGGTCAGTGGACACACGCGCAGATTAGTCCGCAGGAGCGCGACAAGCTGCAGTATTACCACTCACTGTATGAGAAAGGACTGCTCTCTTCGCAGTACATCACCACCAACTGGGAGCTGAAAGAAGATCAGTTTTACACCGGTAAAGTGGGCGTCGTTTCCGTCTCATCACCGGGGAACGTGGGGGTCTATCAGGAGAAAATGCGCCAGGTCCACCCGGATGCCACGCTGATGCTGCTCGATCCCCCCAAAGGTCCGGGAGGGCAAGGTCTCGCAGCGGTGGATGTGTCGATGGAGACCCGCGGTTTCGCAATGTCGACGCTGTCGAAGCATAAGAAAGAGGTCATGATTTTGCTTGATTTCCTGGCAAGTCCGGAAGGGCAAATGATGGAGCAGATGGGGTTTGAAGGCACTCACTACGTTCGTAAAGGCGATGCGGTTACCGTCACGCCAAAGATTAATGCCTGGTATCCGCGATTTATCTATGCCGCAAACTGGAAACCGCCAGTGGAGTGGCGCTCGCCCGCCATGCTGCGCTACATCGACAATTCACAACGCTATTTTGCGGCAGACAACGCGTTTATTTTCCCGTCAACCTTTGCGGCCGCGCTCGATTCCACCAGCAGCATTTATAACGAATGGGCCTACAAATTTGTCTCAGGCAAGGCCTCGTTCGATATGTGGGATCAATACGTCAATGCCTGGAAATCTGCCGGGGGTAACGCCATGACTCAATACGCACAGGAAAAATTAAAATGACAGATAACTTATCTTTCAGCTCCCGGGTTCTTGGCATGCTCTACGGCGTTGCATTTGGTGATGCGCTGGGTGGCCCGGTCGAGAAACTGTCCGCCCGTCAGATTCAGGAAAAATATGGCAAAGTCACCTCCATCAACCAGCGCTGGCACCGGATGGACGAGCCGTCCTCACGTCGCAATAACCGCATTCGCGGTAATGGGATCATTACCGATGACACGTTAATGACGCTGTGTCTGATGGAAGTGTACGACGAGCTGGGTCGCCATATTGATGCCTGGGACATGGCGGGACCGTTTGTCCGGAAAATCGCCTGGGAACCCCGCTGGGTGCCAGAGCTGGACAGAGAAGCGCTGGTCATTGAGCGCCTGTTTTACCCAGAAAAATGGATATTTCACCGTCTGCAGCTTGCGGCCTGCGATCCTCGTCAGGGCGGGGTTGGTAATATGGTCAACTGCGGTGCCGCCATGTACGCCGCGCCAATCGGCGTAATTAACGCCTGTAACCCCACCGCCGCCTATCAGGAGGCTATCAACTTTACGCTGGGGCACCAGCAGAGCTATGGGCTGGAAGCAGCTGGCGTGTTCGCCGCCTGCGTCTCGGCGGCGTTCATCCCGGGGATCACCCTGGATGCCATCATTGATATTGCCCTACAGCTGGCAAAAGACGGCACGCGTAAGGCTATCAACGCCACGCTGGATGTCGCCTGCTGCTACCGCGGGCAACCCTGGGATTACCTGCAGGTTGTCGATGCGCTCCACGAGGCGCTTCTGCCCTGGTCTCCAATGGGTGATGACCTGATGCACGGACCGGAAAAAGCCGGGGTGCCGACCATGGCGTACCAGCCTTCACGTCTGATGTCGATCGAAGAACTCCCCATGGCGCTGGCGTTCTGCCTGCTTCGGGAAGGCGACTTCCGTGGCGCGGTAGAAGATTCCATCAACTCGGGGCGCGACACAGATTCTATCGGGGTCATGAGCGGAGCCATTCTCGGTGCCCTGCACGGTAACACAATTATCGAGCCGGACGTGCTTGCCGGGATTGAACACGCCAACCGCCTCGATCTTCGCGACGCCGCGCGACGCTTTACTGAAACAGCGCAGCGCATTATTCAGCAGGATCTCTGTGCCGCAGAGGAATACCGCCAGCACGTCACCCCGTTTTTGCAACCGGAGCATCGCGCCGGTCGAGGAGAGTAACATGAGCCAAATCGTATTGAACCACCTGGGTAAATCCTACGGCAACGTCAGCATCATCAAAGACATCTCGTTGAATATTCATGAAGGTGAATTTATTGTGCTGGTCGGCCCTTCCGGGTGCGGTAAATCCACGCTTTTGCGGATGATAGCCGGACTTGAGGATATCACCTCTGGCGAGCTGCTCATGCAGGGCGAAGTGGTGACCACCCTGCCCGCAAAAAAACGCGATATTGCGATGGTATTCCAGAGCTACGCGCTCTACCCGCACATGAAAGTGCGGGACAACATGAGCTTTGCCTTAAAACTCGCCAACGTGCCCAAAGCAGAGCGCATGGCGCGGGTTGAAGAAGCGGCTGAAATTCTCGGGCTGACACATCTCCTTGACCGGGTGCCGCGTGAGCTTTCCGGGGGTCAGCGCCAGCGCGTCGCAATGGGCCGGGCCATTGTCCGCGATCCGAAAGCCTTTTTGTTCGATGAACCGCTGTCCAACCTGGACGCTAAACTGCGCCATAAAATGCGCGGCGAAATTCGCAAGCTCCACCAGCGAATCGGGCGCACGACAATCTATGTCACCCACGATCAAACCGAAGCAATGACCATGGCGGATCGTATCGTGGTGCTGAATGCAGGCAATATTGAACAGGTCGGGACACCGGAAGAGCTTTATCATAATCCGGACAACCTCTTTGTCGCAGGATTTATTGGCACCCCGGAGATCAACACCCTAAAAGGCGTAATCCAGGCCGGTAGCGTGGTGCTGGCGAACGGCTACCGCTTCCCCTGCCCGCTCAAGTCCTATATTGACGGGATGAAGATCGTCTGCGCTATTCGTCCACATCACCTTCGAATCAGCAATACCGGGGTAGCAGCAGAAATTGTACTGGTCGAGATGACCGGCGAAGGGCAGGAGATTCTGGTTCGCGTCGGCGACCAGGAGATGATTGTCGTGTCGCATGAAAAACTGGATGTCAGCCCTGGCGATGCGGTATTGCTGGAAGCCGAGCTCTCCAGGGTCTTCCTGTTTGAGGAGAAAAGTGGGCGCAGGTTGCGTACGTAAATGACAAAAAGCCCGCATCATGCGGGCTTTTTTTAATGCAGGGGGATTATTCCCACTCAATCGTAGCCGGTGGCTTACCGCTGATGTCATACACCACGCGGGAAATGCCGTTCACTTCGTTGATAATGCGGTTAGACACGCGGCCCAGGAAGTCATACGGCAGGTGCGCCCAGTGCGCGGTCATGAAGTCGATGGTTTCCACCGCACGCAGGGAAACAACCCAGTCGTACTTGCGGCCATCGCCCATGACGCCGACGGAGCGAACCGGCAGGAACACGGTGAACGCCTGGCTTACCTTGTTGTACAGGTCAGCTTTGTGCAGCTCTTCGATGAAGATCGCGTCCGCACGACGCAGCAGGTCGCAGTACTCTTTCTTCACTTCACCCAGCACGCGCACGCCCAGACCCGGGCCCGGGAACGGGTGGCGGTAGAGCATGTCGTACGGCAGACCCAGTTCCAGACCGATCTTGCGCACTTCGTCTTTGAACAGCTCGCGCAGTGGCTCAACCAGGCCCATCTTCATCTCTTTCGGCAGGCCGCCCACGTTGTGGTGAGATTTGATGACGTGTGCTTTACCGGTTGCGGAGGCCGCAGACTCGATCACGTCCGGGTAGATGGTACCCTGCGCCAGCCACTTCACGTCGTCCAGCTTCAGCGCTTCTTCGTCGAACACTTCAACGAACACGCGGCCGATGATCTTACGTTTCGCTTCCGGATCGTTCTCGCCTTTCAGCGCGTCCAGGAAGCGCTGCTCGCCTTCCACGTGAACGATGTTCAGACCGAAGTGGTCGCCGAACATGTCCATGACCTGCTTCGCTTCGTTCAGACGCAGCAGACCGTTGTCCACGAAGACGCAGGTCAGGTTTTTGCCGATGGCGCGGTGCAGCAGCATCGCGGTCACGGAGGAGTCCACGCCGCCGGAGAGGCCGAGGATCACTTTGTCATCGCCAACCTGCTGGCGGATACGCTCAACGGCGTCGTCGATAATTTTTGCCGGGGTCCACAGGGCTTCACACTGGCAGATGTCGCGCACGAAGCGCTCCAGCATGCGCATACCCTGACGGGTGTGGGTCACTTCCGGGTGGAACTGCACGCCGTAGAAACGTTTTTCTTCGTTCGCCATGATGGCAAACGGGCAGCTCTCGGTGCTGGCAACGGTCACGAAGTCAGACGGGATAGCGGTGACTTTGTCGCCGTGGCTCATCCACACGTCCAGCAGCGGTTTGCCATCTGCGGTCAGGGAGTCTTCGATACCGCGCACCAGCGCGCTGTCGTTTACCACTTCAACCTGCGCATAGCCGAACTCGCGCTCGCTGGAGCCTTCTACGTGGCCGCCCAGCTGCATTGCCATGGTCTGCATACCGTAGCAAACGCCGAATACCGGCACGCCAGCTTCGAATACGTACTGCGGCGCGCGCGGGCTGTTTTCTTCGGTGGTGCTTTCCGGGCCGCCGGACAGGATGATGCCGCTTGGATTGAATTCGCGAATCTGTGCTTCCGTGACATCCCACGCCCACAGCTCACAGTAAACGCCCAGTTCACGCACGCGACGCGCCACCAGCTGAGTGTACTGAGAACCAAAGTCCAGGATGAGAATGCGATGTTTATGAATGTTTTCCGTCATTGACGCTAATTCCGAGGCAAGTGAAACAAAAACAGAGCGCCCGGCAGAAGCCGGGCGCGGAAATTAATCAGGAGCCCAGACGGTAGTTCGGGGACTCTTTGGTGATCGTCACGTCGTGAACGTGGCTCTCCTGGATACCCGCACCGCTGATGCGTACGAATTCCGCTTTAGTACGCAGCAAGTCAATGGTACCACAGCCGGTCAGACCCATACAGGAGCGCAGGCCGCCCATCTGCTGGTGAATGATCTCTTTCAGACGGCCTTTATAGGCAACGCGACCTTCGATACCTTCCGGCACCAGTTTGTCAGCGGCGTTATCGGTCTGGAAGTAACGGTCAGAGGAACCTTTGGACATCGCGCCCAGGGAACCCATACCGCGGTAAGATTTGTAAGAACGGCCCTGGTAGAGTTCGATTTCACCCGGGGATTCTTCGGTACCGGCCAGCATAGAGCCAACCATCACCGCCGCTGCGCCCGCAGCGATCGCTTTCGCGATGTCGCCAGAGAAGCGGATACCGCCGTCAGCGATAACCGGAATACCGGTCCCTTCCAGCGCTTCAACCGCGTCAGACACGGCGGTGATCTGCGGAACGCCCACGCCGGTCACGATACGCGTGGTACAGATAGAGCCAGGACCGATACCCACTTTCACCGCGCTGCAGCCAGCGTCAGCCAGCGCACGAGCGCCTGCGCCAGTAGCTACGTTACCGCCGATGATCTGCAGGTCAGGGTATTTGGCACGGGTATCACGGATACGCTGCAGAACGCCTTCGGAGTGGCCGTGAGAGGAGTCAATCAGCAGGACGTCAACGCCCGCGGCAACCAGCGCGTCAACGCGCTCTTCGTTACCGGCACCTGCGCCAACCGCAGCGCCTACGCGCAGACGGCCATGCTCGTCTTTACAGGCGTTAGGCTTACGTTCTGCTTTCTGGAAATCTTTAACGGTGATCATGCCGCGCAGGTGGAAGTTGCTGTCAACAACCAGCGCTTTTTCAACGCGTTTTTCGTGCATTTTTGCCAGCACCACGTCGCGGGTTTCACCTTCGCGAACGGTAACCAGACGCTCTTTTGGCGTCATGTACACGCTGACAGGCTGGTTCAGGTCAGTCACGAAACGCACGTCACGACCGGTAATAATACCAACCAGCTCGTTCTCTTCGGTCACCACCGGGTAACCGGCGAAGCCGTTACGCTCGGTCAGGGCTTTCACTTCGTGCAGGGTGGTGGTTGGCAGAACGGTCTGTGGATCGGACACGATGCCGGATTCATGTTTCTTCACGCGGCGAACTTCTTCCGCCTGACGTTCGATAGACATGTTTTTGTGAATAAAGCCAATGCCACCTTCCTGTGCCAGGGCAATTGCCAGGCGCGCTTCAGTCACGGTGTCCATTGCCGCAGAGAGCATAGGAATGTTCAGGCGAATGGTTTTCGTCAACTGCGTGCTGAGATCGGCAGTATTCG harbors:
- a CDS encoding MurR/RpiR family transcriptional regulator codes for the protein MTTATSLNELQQQIRDRYDSLSKRLQQVSRYVLDNTNSVAFDTVAVIAERADVPPSTLIRFANAFDFTGFNEMKQLFRMNLVEETASYSDRARLFREMESEAVPETPLDILQEFARSNAQALQQLAARAEPEMLERAVQLLADADTIYIAGLRRSFSVAAYLTYALSHLECRPILLDGMGGMLREQISRIKARDIVVSISFSPYAEETVMVSETAASVGARQIVITDSQISPLATFSDLCFVVKEAQVDAFRSQSATLCLVQSLVVALAYRRDNSEK
- a CDS encoding ABC transporter permease encodes the protein MQYFTTLMSSPVFWQVIQNTVIIGAMKLVFIFPVPIILALLLNEVRSSGYRKFVQSVIYLPHYLSWVVIASIAIATLSPVDGAINDVIKSMGYDPIPFMTDTGTIRWVLVFTEMWRSAGWDSLLYIAAILAIDPQLYEAAEMDGAGRWRKIWHITLPAITPTIATLFILNVGLFLSQGFDQVFNMSNDVVNGQIDIIDTYVYRMGLRTGEFSLATAAGLFKGVIGMVLIVLAHNVSKRLTGKGVW
- a CDS encoding carbohydrate ABC transporter permease, producing the protein MRWSSRSTPFERIEYVLILSVLLLLVIVTLQPILNLVAVSFSSPAKVAGMSGLAIIPEGFSLDVWKLLLSNKAVLRGFGNAMLITVVGTIVNVIFTVLLAWALAQKRLPGRRLLFMFVLFTIVFEPGIIPDFLVMKKLGLLNSYWSVILYRAVFAWYLIILVRLFEEIPEELLEAAELDGANPFQTLWHVILPVAKSSIAMITLFYMVLHWNEFFRAMVYLNDPDKWPLQVVLRQFVVEGDKLSMVGVESMSNYTDASQISIKALKAGMITLTIAPLIAIYPIILRFFTKGTMSGAVKG
- a CDS encoding extracellular solute-binding protein — translated: MNVSNTLTRVLLGSLLLCQVAQAEPVTIRVVEKDLLTTNREDVEHIHRIEQALARQGHDIKIEIVNLSSSGYSDVLNVMLLSGTIPDLIYFNGSDQKMVEQGILEDWRPWIAKTHYLKEALWPHNKLRLQNHPTLLYVYPLRARQPVIREDWLQKSGFGASPKTLEEYVTLFSAIHSGDFNGDGKADTAGITSEKDLRDLDGFLNPAFGLRATWLKDAQGQWTHAQISPQERDKLQYYHSLYEKGLLSSQYITTNWELKEDQFYTGKVGVVSVSSPGNVGVYQEKMRQVHPDATLMLLDPPKGPGGQGLAAVDVSMETRGFAMSTLSKHKKEVMILLDFLASPEGQMMEQMGFEGTHYVRKGDAVTVTPKINAWYPRFIYAANWKPPVEWRSPAMLRYIDNSQRYFAADNAFIFPSTFAAALDSTSSIYNEWAYKFVSGKASFDMWDQYVNAWKSAGGNAMTQYAQEKLK
- a CDS encoding ADP-ribosylglycohydrolase family protein; the protein is MTDNLSFSSRVLGMLYGVAFGDALGGPVEKLSARQIQEKYGKVTSINQRWHRMDEPSSRRNNRIRGNGIITDDTLMTLCLMEVYDELGRHIDAWDMAGPFVRKIAWEPRWVPELDREALVIERLFYPEKWIFHRLQLAACDPRQGGVGNMVNCGAAMYAAPIGVINACNPTAAYQEAINFTLGHQQSYGLEAAGVFAACVSAAFIPGITLDAIIDIALQLAKDGTRKAINATLDVACCYRGQPWDYLQVVDALHEALLPWSPMGDDLMHGPEKAGVPTMAYQPSRLMSIEELPMALAFCLLREGDFRGAVEDSINSGRDTDSIGVMSGAILGALHGNTIIEPDVLAGIEHANRLDLRDAARRFTETAQRIIQQDLCAAEEYRQHVTPFLQPEHRAGRGE
- a CDS encoding ABC transporter ATP-binding protein, which encodes MSQIVLNHLGKSYGNVSIIKDISLNIHEGEFIVLVGPSGCGKSTLLRMIAGLEDITSGELLMQGEVVTTLPAKKRDIAMVFQSYALYPHMKVRDNMSFALKLANVPKAERMARVEEAAEILGLTHLLDRVPRELSGGQRQRVAMGRAIVRDPKAFLFDEPLSNLDAKLRHKMRGEIRKLHQRIGRTTIYVTHDQTEAMTMADRIVVLNAGNIEQVGTPEELYHNPDNLFVAGFIGTPEINTLKGVIQAGSVVLANGYRFPCPLKSYIDGMKIVCAIRPHHLRISNTGVAAEIVLVEMTGEGQEILVRVGDQEMIVVSHEKLDVSPGDAVLLEAELSRVFLFEEKSGRRLRT
- the guaA gene encoding glutamine-hydrolyzing GMP synthase; amino-acid sequence: MTENIHKHRILILDFGSQYTQLVARRVRELGVYCELWAWDVTEAQIREFNPSGIILSGGPESTTEENSPRAPQYVFEAGVPVFGVCYGMQTMAMQLGGHVEGSSEREFGYAQVEVVNDSALVRGIEDSLTADGKPLLDVWMSHGDKVTAIPSDFVTVASTESCPFAIMANEEKRFYGVQFHPEVTHTRQGMRMLERFVRDICQCEALWTPAKIIDDAVERIRQQVGDDKVILGLSGGVDSSVTAMLLHRAIGKNLTCVFVDNGLLRLNEAKQVMDMFGDHFGLNIVHVEGEQRFLDALKGENDPEAKRKIIGRVFVEVFDEEALKLDDVKWLAQGTIYPDVIESAASATGKAHVIKSHHNVGGLPKEMKMGLVEPLRELFKDEVRKIGLELGLPYDMLYRHPFPGPGLGVRVLGEVKKEYCDLLRRADAIFIEELHKADLYNKVSQAFTVFLPVRSVGVMGDGRKYDWVVSLRAVETIDFMTAHWAHLPYDFLGRVSNRIINEVNGISRVVYDISGKPPATIEWE
- the guaB gene encoding IMP dehydrogenase, with the protein product MLRIAKEALTFDDVLLVPAHSTVLPNTADLSTQLTKTIRLNIPMLSAAMDTVTEARLAIALAQEGGIGFIHKNMSIERQAEEVRRVKKHESGIVSDPQTVLPTTTLHEVKALTERNGFAGYPVVTEENELVGIITGRDVRFVTDLNQPVSVYMTPKERLVTVREGETRDVVLAKMHEKRVEKALVVDSNFHLRGMITVKDFQKAERKPNACKDEHGRLRVGAAVGAGAGNEERVDALVAAGVDVLLIDSSHGHSEGVLQRIRDTRAKYPDLQIIGGNVATGAGARALADAGCSAVKVGIGPGSICTTRIVTGVGVPQITAVSDAVEALEGTGIPVIADGGIRFSGDIAKAIAAGAAAVMVGSMLAGTEESPGEIELYQGRSYKSYRGMGSLGAMSKGSSDRYFQTDNAADKLVPEGIEGRVAYKGRLKEIIHQQMGGLRSCMGLTGCGTIDLLRTKAEFVRISGAGIQESHVHDVTITKESPNYRLGS